Part of the Sulfurovum sp. TSL6 genome, GGAAACCTGTTGACTTCTATTTATTCCAGGAAGCTGATTTTAAACACAATAAAGAATTAAATCTTCCGAGTCTCACCTTTAATGCTGCAGCAAATTTAGAAAAAGGGCTTACTTTTTATGGTGTTTTAACAGCAAGTAAGTGCAAAACAGAGTACAGTAAGCCTTTTCTCTCGCATGGGAAAGAACTCATATTCGGCCCGCGTAAAAGTCTGCTTTTAACCAGACACTCCTTTGCAGACGGTTCCCCATTATTGATCTTAAATCTACATGCGATCAATTTTAGAGAAAATAGACACTACTACAAAGAGATAGACAACATCATGCATATCATCGATGATTACGACGGGGCGATGATCATTGCCGGCGATTTTAATTCCTGGAATAAACGCAGAATGAAATTCCTCCACAACAAAATGAAAGAACTGAACTTTGATCCTGTACCATTTTCCAAAAGTGATAGAGTGAAGTCTTTTATGAGAAATCATTTAGACTTTATTTTTTACAGAGGTATTGAACTTGTTGAGCAGAGTATAGAAAGAAACCATAACCTGTCTGATCATCATCCTTTATTTGCTAAATTCACCAAGCACTAAGAGAGATAGTTTTATATAAGGATCATTGTTTCACTTCATTCTTCACTGCATTGAGCAAAACACGATAAGTATTACGGTTAAAGAGGTAAGTTTTGGCATTAAATAAACTTTCGAACATGATCTTCCAAAGTGTTGAAAAGTTTTTCTCATCACGTACACTGCAAAGCTTGGCTTGCATTTGATACTCAAGTTCACTGAGTGCCTTGGCATGATGGGCATATGCTTTTAAAACAGTGTGATCTACTCCCACTTCCTTAAAATACATCACTAACCTAATGATACTCGCTTCTCTCTCTGTATAATCATCTTCATGTAAAGGTAACAATATACCATCCTGTAAAAGCGCTTCTAAAAGCGTTGTATCAACCTTGTAATATTCAATAAATTCTTCTTTGGTATAATGCTTCGCATCTGAAGGGATATCACTGAGTGTATTCATCAATGGCTGCAACATGGTTGCTGAACTGGATAAAGACTGATTTTGATTCTGTAGAGCAAACTTGATCTGCTCGTTGGTACTGCCTATCTCTTCTTTCATATATTTAATATAATGAATAAGTTCAATGTGTTCATCACTGTATCGATGCACATTGGATTTGATCTTCTTTGCTTCAGGGAGTAAGCCTTCTCTGATGTAATACAAAATCGTTGATTTAGGAACATCTGTCTTTGCCACAAGTTCAGATATCTTATATTCCATCTTTCTGCCTTTTACAATTAACTTTAATTTAAAGAATTATAGCATATAATTTAAAACGTTAAGTTAAACTTTACGTTTTTTATAAACCATCATTACACTAAGGAAAGAAATGGCACACATACCATTACCAGAATTTGAAGACATGTCTCCAGAAATTCAGAAAAGAGCACAACCCATCTTGGAACAAACAGGACAATTGGGTGAAATATTTAAACTGTTAGCCTTGGATGAAAAGATCTATTTTGCAACGGATGGAATGATTCAGAAGTATCTTTTAGATGAAACAACACTCTCTTATGATACGAAAGAATCCATCGCCCTGCTCATCTCTTTGGAGAATGGTTGCAAAATGTGTGTCGATGTACACAAAGGTATTGCAAAAATGCTTGGTATGTCTGAAGATCGAATCAAAGAAGTACTTCAGGGTGTTGATGCCATGCATGTTCCAGAGAGTGAGAAGGCCCTATTGAATTTTTGTATCAAAGCCTCTGGAAAAGAGAATTATAAAATCCTAAAAGAAGAGATAGATGCACTGAAAGAATATGGCTACAGTGACATTCAAATTCTTGAAGCTGTATCTATTACAGGGTATTTTAACTATATCAATACCCTTTCAAATGTATTTGGTTTGGGACAGTCATGAAAACTATATTCGGACTTATAAAGAAATTTCTCATTGGAGCTTGGGATTTTATCTTCTATCTTGTTGGAGCACCCTATGAACAACAGGCTAAAAAACTGGACTGGGATGAGAAGGATGCTGCGTTTAGAGGTCCCGAAAATCCAAAAACGAAAAAGACACATTACAGAGCCAATAAAGTGAGTAAACCCTAATGAAATTAAGAAAAATACTTCTCTTGGTACTTTTAACCAATATCATGACAAACGCTTCGACGATATTTACTCTATCCGGGGTCAACAAACTTTATTTAGTGGTGGAAATATCCGGTAAAACGATTCCCAAATCATATAAAAGTATGATCATGGAAAATTTACAAACAGTGACCGATGACTTGAAGATCGATACCACAGGTTATGACCCGAGATCTTTAGCTGTACTGGTCAATGAAACAAAGGTCGATGAGAATACGATGATCAATATTCAACTGATCATTGGTGAAGAAGTAAAACGTTTAGACAACAATGAAAAAACATTTGCATTGACGTACCAAAATATGGGGCACTTTGTATTGAATAATGGTGATGATCCAGAGGATGTATTTGAAGATACCTTGGACACAATGCTTGCAAAGTTCTCAGAACAATATATAGAAGAAAACAAAAAACTCACTAAAGTAATCATCAACGAAGAGAACTTTGCATCTGAAATGAAATATGAAACAAATTATGATGCAGCGGTCAAGAAATCCAAAAAACTACAAAAAAATATCATGCTTGTACTGGTGTCGAATTTCTGTCCCTGGTGTAGAAAATTTGAACAAAGAGTACTGCTTAAAAATGAGGTAAATGCTCTTATACAAAAAAACTATATTCCTCTTATTCTGAATAAAGAAAAAGATCCATTTCCAAAGGAATTTGATACGGGATTTACACCTATCATACATTTTATAGACTATAAGACACAAAAAAGCTATCAAAATGTCATCGGTTACAACAATAAAGATGAATTTACTTATATACTGAAATCAGACAATTTAGCAAAATAATATATTCAAACTATCTATCATATATGTGCACTTAAGTTAAATAAGATGTAAATATTTGCTTTTTTTTCAACTAAAAGATATAAGATGCATTTTTAGTCTATAATATAATCTAGGAAAATATAAAGGACCAATACATGGGGATCATAAAAGCATATAAATTTGCTGATGGTTTTGATTTTGACCTAATCAGGAAAGAAGTGCTTGGTACTTTTCGCGCAAAAGCTTTAAAAGATGTTCTCATCATTGCAAAAGACAACAATCTCTGTTTTTTGTTTAAATATGGTGTTGCTGTCTTCTGGGATTTTGAAGATGAGGAATACTTTCTGAAAACAATCAGTTCCTCTATTGGTGCAATAAAAATCTTAGAGGACTACAAGTATCATATTTCTACAATTCAGCCAGTCAAAATTGAGTTAGATACCATCTATATCGATTCTGATGATGAATTAAAAAAACTTTCCATATCCTATGCTATTGAGCAGTCTATAATGATGGGGAAATTTGAAGACTCGATTAAAAAAACACTCGAAGAAACTGAACATATTCCTTTGGATCTTGCAGAAAATGGTCGTGTCCACATGAGTAGACGGGAAATAGCCAAAGAAAGAGGACGCCTTTTTATTACGAAGTCAAACATATATTTACATTTTGAACTTTTAGATACACCAGAGTTTTTCTGGGAGTATCCTGAACTGGATATTTACTATCAAAGTATGAGAAAGTATCTCGAACTGCAACCACGTATCGAAATTCTTAACAGAAAAATGAATGTAATGCAGGAGATATTAGCTATTCTTGCAGATGAGCAAAACCATAAACACAGCAGTATTTTAGAATGGATAATTATTATTCTTA contains:
- a CDS encoding endonuclease/exonuclease/phosphatase family protein; translation: MLNELKSLIIKPSLHHHSYSHEVCDETVPNEFSVLCWNVHKNNDTFSFSNYIEEFSKRKPVDFYLFQEADFKHNKELNLPSLTFNAAANLEKGLTFYGVLTASKCKTEYSKPFLSHGKELIFGPRKSLLLTRHSFADGSPLLILNLHAINFRENRHYYKEIDNIMHIIDDYDGAMIIAGDFNSWNKRRMKFLHNKMKELNFDPVPFSKSDRVKSFMRNHLDFIFYRGIELVEQSIERNHNLSDHHPLFAKFTKH
- a CDS encoding carboxymuconolactone decarboxylase family protein codes for the protein MAHIPLPEFEDMSPEIQKRAQPILEQTGQLGEIFKLLALDEKIYFATDGMIQKYLLDETTLSYDTKESIALLISLENGCKMCVDVHKGIAKMLGMSEDRIKEVLQGVDAMHVPESEKALLNFCIKASGKENYKILKEEIDALKEYGYSDIQILEAVSITGYFNYINTLSNVFGLGQS
- a CDS encoding MerR family transcriptional regulator, yielding MEYKISELVAKTDVPKSTILYYIREGLLPEAKKIKSNVHRYSDEHIELIHYIKYMKEEIGSTNEQIKFALQNQNQSLSSSATMLQPLMNTLSDIPSDAKHYTKEEFIEYYKVDTTLLEALLQDGILLPLHEDDYTEREASIIRLVMYFKEVGVDHTVLKAYAHHAKALSELEYQMQAKLCSVRDEKNFSTLWKIMFESLFNAKTYLFNRNTYRVLLNAVKNEVKQ
- a CDS encoding thioredoxin family protein, giving the protein MKLRKILLLVLLTNIMTNASTIFTLSGVNKLYLVVEISGKTIPKSYKSMIMENLQTVTDDLKIDTTGYDPRSLAVLVNETKVDENTMINIQLIIGEEVKRLDNNEKTFALTYQNMGHFVLNNGDDPEDVFEDTLDTMLAKFSEQYIEENKKLTKVIINEENFASEMKYETNYDAAVKKSKKLQKNIMLVLVSNFCPWCRKFEQRVLLKNEVNALIQKNYIPLILNKEKDPFPKEFDTGFTPIIHFIDYKTQKSYQNVIGYNNKDEFTYILKSDNLAK
- a CDS encoding RMD1 family protein is translated as MGIIKAYKFADGFDFDLIRKEVLGTFRAKALKDVLIIAKDNNLCFLFKYGVAVFWDFEDEEYFLKTISSSIGAIKILEDYKYHISTIQPVKIELDTIYIDSDDELKKLSISYAIEQSIMMGKFEDSIKKTLEETEHIPLDLAENGRVHMSRREIAKERGRLFITKSNIYLHFELLDTPEFFWEYPELDIYYQSMRKYLELQPRIEILNRKMNVMQEILAILADEQNHKHSSILEWIIIILIAIEIILFIFNDFIS